The Mycolicibacterium insubricum DNA segment TCCGAGTCTTGGCGTAATCGATACAGCGTCGGTGACATTCGTTGATGATGCCCAACGCCACAAACGCAATGCCCACCCGTTCGGCGACGAAGTTGGCCCGGGCGCTGTCCCGACCGTCACCGCCGGTGTGCTGTTCGGTCTCGCCCAGCAGCCGGTACGGGCTCAGCCGCACATTGTCGAAGAACAACTCGCCGGTCGGCGAGGACATCATCCCCATCTTCTTGAACGGCTTGCCCTGCGTCAGCCCCGGCATCCCGGCGTCGAGCACGAACGTCAACACCGGCCGATTACGACGGTCTACGCTCGGGTCACCCTCATCGAGCTTGGCGTAGACGATCAGCACATCGGCTTCAGGCCCGTTGCTGATGAACGTCTTCTGACCGTTGAGGATGTAGTCACCGGTGCCGTCCGCGGCACGCTTGACATAGGTCTTCATGCCGCCGAACGCATCCGAGCCGGCATCCGGTTCGGTGATCGCCCAGGCCGCGATCTTGTCCAAGGTCATCAGGTCGGGCAGCCAGCGCTCCTTCTGCGCCAAGGTGCCACGGCTGGCAATGGTCGCCGCCCCCAGACCGAGGCTCACCCCGATGCTGCCCAGCAACCCGAGGCTGACCCCGGACAGTTCGACGACCATCGCGGCGGCCATCGAGATCTGGCCGCCCAGCTCCCCCAGCCCGCCGGATTCGTCGTCGCGCATCTCCGGTGTCGGCTCGCCGGCCGCAACCGCAGCCTCCTTGGCCCGCTGCTTCTCCAGCATGCCCTTGACCGCCTCGGCCGCCATCACGTCCAAGCCGAATTCGGAAAACAGCTTGCGCGCGATCGGGAACGGTGAGATCTCACCGCCTTCCAACGCGTCCAGGTGTGGGCGGATCTCCTTGTCGATGAACCCACGCACGGTATCGCGCATGATCACATCGGTGTCAGACCATTCGATCATGGTGTTCTTTGCCTCCTCGGGCTAGGGCAGCCGTGCCGCGATGTCGTCGATCTGCCACACCCCATCGGTCTCGATGGTGGCGACGTCATGCCAGCCGGCCAGCCGCGAGATCGCGCCACCCTGAACCGCGAACACCGTGCCGGTGACCGGGCACTTGTCGGTGGCCAGATAGGCCACCAGCGGGGCGATGTTGGCCGGGCTGAACAGGTCAACCTCGCCGTCCTCTGGTTCGCCCATCAGCGCGCCCATCCCGGGGGTGGCCAGCGTGAGCCGAGTGCGCGCGATCGGTGCGATCGCGTTCACCCGCACCCCGTAACGCTCCAGCTCCTCGGCGGCGATCAGGGTCAACGCGGCGATCCCGGCCTTGGCCGCACCGTAGTTGGCTTGCCCGGCGTTGGGCAGCGTCACCCCGGAACCCGAGGCGGTGTTGATCACCGCCGCGTTGGGTTGATCCCCGGCCTTGGACTGCGCCTTCCAGTACGCGGCGGCGTGGTGCAGCATCGCGAAGTGCCCCTTCAGGTGCACGTCGATCACCGCGTCCCACTGCGACTCCGCCATCCCGGGAATGAACGCGTCCCGCAGAATGCCGGCGTTGTTGACCAGCACGTCCAGCCGGCCGAACTCGTCGATGGCCTGCTGCACAATGCCGTTGGCCGCTCCCCAGTCCGACACGCTGTCGGTGTTGGCCACCGCTCGACCACCCGCGGCGACGATCTCGTCGACCACCTGCTGGGCCGGCCCGGCGTCCGCGCCTTCGCCGGCGTTGCTGCCGCCCAGATCGTTGACGACGACGGCGGCGCCTTCGGCGGCGAACAGCAGTGCGTGCTCACGGCCGATCCCACGCCCGGCGCCGGTGATAATGGCGACCCGGCCTGCTAATGCTCCCATCAGTTCTCCTCTGCAATCACAGCTAATCCGTCGGTAATGGCGAACTCATCAGTGCCCACGCGCGCCGTTTCGAACGCGTAGCTGGTGGTTCCGTCGGCCGAACCCGCGGCCCAGATGCGGGTTTCCAGATCATCGCCGGGCAGCACCATCTTGGAGAACCGCACCGCGAATCGCTTGAGCCGGGATACATCCGAACCGGCGACCTCGGTGAGCACCGCCCAGGAGGTGAACGCCATCGTGCACAGTCCGTGCGCGATGATGCCCGGCAGCCCGGCGTCGCGGGCCACCTCCTCGTCGAGGTGGATCGGCATCGGGTCGCCCGACGCCGGTGCGTACCGGAACGTCTGATCGTCGTCGACGTGCTGGCTGACCTTGACCAGTGGTGCGCCATCGCACAGTGCGGCGTCGAACTTGTGGTTCGGCACCTGCTCGCCCAGCGCCTCGCCCGCATCGACGCCGCGGAAGAAACCGATCAGGTACTGCTCGTTGACCAGTTCGCCGTCGTGTGCGCGGGTCTCGAGGTGAATCGATATCCGGCTGCCCGAATCCACCGTGTCGTAGCCGATCACCCGTGCCCGCGAGGTCAGCTTGTCCCCCGGACGGATCGGACGATGGAAGTGGAAGTCCTGCTCGCCATGGACGATTCGGCCGAAGATCTCGATCGGCACCACGTCCAGCGCGGGCGCCATCATCGCGTCGAAGGCCGGCACTATGGCAAACACCGGCGGTGCGACATCGCCGTTGCGGTGGGCATCGATCGGATCGTTGGTTGCCGCCGCGTACTCGGCGATCCGTTCCCGGGTGACCTCGAAGGTCTCCGGATCGGCCCAGACATTCAGGCCCGCGCTGTCGAATTGCGTTATCTTATCCGCCATATCAGGCCGCCGCCGACGCCAGCGTCTCGAGCTTCTCAAGGGTCGCTTCGAGCTGCTTGGCGCCGTCCTTCTCGACCGCCTTGGCCAGCGCACCCTTGATCAGCGCACCCTCGAAGTCACCGGCCACGCTGAACTCCGAACCGTCACCGGCGGGAGCCACCGAGAACTCGAACTGGCATTTGACGCCGGCCATCCCGGTGCCCGACATGGTCAAGCTGGTGGGGGCGTCGAACTTGTCCACCGTCCACTCGATCTTGTTCGCCATACCCAGCATCACGATCTTCGCGGTCAGCGACGAGCCCTGCGCCAGCGTCGCCGGCGGCTCGCTCAGCCACTTCTCGTGGATGGTGAACCACTGGTCCCAGGTCGACGGGTCCGAAACGGTCTGCCACAGCGCTTCCGGGCTGACCGACAGTTTTTTGGTGGCCTCGATGTGTCCCATGCGGGGGTCTCCTTTTCCGTGTGATTTCAGCGCTCGGCGCGCTGATAGGCGGTAACGACGGCGGCGCCGCCAAGTCCAATGTTGTGCTGCAGTGCGGCGGTAACGCCTTGCACCTGACGCTTGTCGGCGGCGCCGCGCAACTGCCAGGTCAGCTCGGCGCACTGCGCCAGTCCGGTCGCTCCCAGCGGATGTCCCTTGGAGATCAATCCGCCGGATGGGTTCACCACCCAGCGTCCGCCATAGGTGGTGTCACCATTGTCGATCAGCTTGGCCGCCTCACCTTCACCACAGAGCCCGAGTGCTTCGTACAGCAGCAGTTCGTTGGCCGAGAAGCAGTCGTGCAATTCGATGACTTGGAAGTCCTCTGGCCCCAATCCGGACTGGTCGTAAACCGTTCGCGCGGCTTGGACATTCATGTCGTAGCCGATCAGGTTCTTGGCGGTGCCGTCATAGGTGGAGGCAAAATCCGTGGTCATCGTCTGCCCGACAACCTCCACAGCTTGACCGGCCAGACCGTGGGAATCGACGAACGACTCTGACGCCAGGATCACCGCGCCGGAGCCGTCCGAGGTCGGCGAGCACTGCAGTTTGGTCAGCGGGTCGTAGATCATCCGCGAGCCCAGGATGTCCTCCAGCGAGTACTCGTCTTGGAACTGGGCATACGGGTTATTCACCGAATGCTTGTGGTTCTTGTAGCCAATCTTGGCGAAATGCTCAGCGGTGGAACCGTATTGCTTCATGTGCTCACGGCCGGCGGCGCCGAACATCCAGGGTGCGACCGGGAACAGCACCTCGGAGATCTCGGCCAGCGCCAGGACGTGCTTCTCCATCGGCTGGGCACGATCGTTGTATACGGACTCCAGCGAGCCCGGCTTCATCTTCTCGAAACCCAGCGCGATCGTACAGTCGGCCAGCCCGCCCCGAATAGCCTGCGCGGCAAGAAAGAGCGCGGTGGATCCGGTGGAGCAGTTGTTGTTGACGTTCACGACCGGGATGCCGGTGAGACCCAGTTCATAGAGCGCCCGCTGCCCTGAGGTGGAGTCACCATAGACGTAGCCGACCAAGCCCTGCTGCACCTCGCGGTAGTCGACCCCGGCATCGGCTAGCGCCTTGGTCCCGGCTTCCCGGGCCATATCCGGGTAGTCCCACGCCGACCCGTCGTCGTTGGTGCGGCGGCCGGGCTTTTCGAACTTCGTCATGCCGACGCCGACAACGAAAACTCGTTGTGCCACTGAAGGTATCCTCTCGCTAGGTCAGCTGTTCAGCTGCTCTGGATCGAGGCTAGGTCGACCCGCTGGGCCGCGACGAGGACCGCGACAGGCGTCTTAGGGGACCGAAACGATCATCGGTAATAGGATCGGAGGCTGAACCCGTTCGCACGTCACGTAAAGGGCGTCCGCCAAGATATGACACACACCGTCCCCGTCCAGTTCCTCCGCGCAACGGTCGAGGCCCTGGTCAAACGCGGCTTCGACGTGCAGCGAGCGTTACAGGAGACCGGACTCGACTGGCAGCGCTACGCCCTGGAACGTGCCAGGCTCACCCCGGAGCAGGCTGACGCCGTGATCCGTCACTTCTGGGACCTCACCGACGACGACCTCTTCGGCCTGGGACCGCGTCCCGTCCCCCGCGGTACGCTGCGACTCTCGGGATTCACCCTGATCCACAGTCACGACCTGCGCACCGCACTCACCCGGATGCTCGAGCTCACCTCGGTGTTGGCCGGGGTCCGATGCCAGTACGAAGTCCACGACGATGTCGTCACGGTCCGCCATCTGGACTGCCCGGATTCGTCGGTTGATCCGTTCGTGGCCTTCGCGCTGATGGGTAGCCTTCATCGGTTCGCGGGTTGGCTCACCGGATCGTCACTGCGTCTGCGCCATCTCGAGTTCCGTTTCACCGCTGACCATCTCAGCGACGACTACGCAGCGATCTTCGGCGTCCGGCCGGTGTTCGGGGCCCCGCAGTACGCAATGGCGTTCGACGCGGACGCGCTCACGAGACCCGTGATCCGGGACGAGGACGATCTCAAGGACTTCCTCCGCGAAGCACCGGGGATCCTGTTCTATTCATACAAGCACACCACGACGACCGCCGCCCAGGTCCGGATCATCATGGAACGAACCCCGAACGGGCCGTGGTTGACCGCCGACGAGCTGGCCAACCGGCTGTCGATGAGCGCACCCCACCTGCGTCGGCTCCTCCGTGCGGACGGCACCTCGCAGCGCCGGATCCGCGACGAGGTGCTCCGGGACCGGGCGATCGAAGCCCTGCTGCACGGCGACGAGACGATCACCGACCTCGCCACCCGCCTTGGCTTCTCAGAAACGAGCGCGTTTCGCCGCGCCTTCCGGCGCTGGACCGGCAGCCCGCCAAGTGCCTACCGGGCCATCCCCGACTCGCCGGAGCCCCCTGCGCAGATCGATCCCTAGCCCGGCGCCGCAGGCAACCGAGCGGCGAAAAAAAGCGATCGCACACCGCCACCCGATTACCGGCGGCACAGCACGGGGCAATCCGGCCGCTGCTGCTCATCGAGCCTCAGGACTGCGTGGGCTGCCCGGCCTCACCTGTCGCGTCGGCCTTGTCAGCGTCATCGGCGCCGGCCTCGTCGGCCTCAACCGGGTCAGCACCGTCGCCCGCTGCAGAATCGTCGCCGGCTGCTTCCCCGGCAACCGCCTCATCGCCGGCCTCGGCGTCGTCGGCAGCCGCATCGGCGGCCTCACCCGCTTCGGTGACCTCTTCTTCTACTGCCTCGGCGGCTTCGCCCTGCGGCGACGGGACCTCATCGGGCTCCTGCTCGGAGACCGGCTCGTCGCCGGATTCGGCCTCGTCGCCGGATGCGGCCGATTCCTCGCCGGATTCCTGGGCCGCGGATTCCGCATCCGCAACCTCGGCGGACGCGTCCTCGTCGGCACCGGGCTCGGCGGACTCGGCCGCCACTTCGTCCTCGTCGGACTCGCCGGACTCGTCGGTAGCAACGGAGTCTTCGTCACCAGCGTCTTCGCCGGCGGACTCGTCGTCCGAACCGTCCGCGGCGCCGCCTTCACCGCGCTGACGTTCCCGGATGGCGTCGATGATCAGCAGCAGCACGCCGAGCACGCTGGCACCGATGCAGACCCAGGCGACCAATTCCTGGCCGGTTACCACGGCGGCCACCAGTGCGGCCAAGCCGATCACGGCAAGGACCAGTGCAACGATCAACATGACGTGATCATCCCTTCCTCGGGCAACCGCGCGACGCCCGGGGATCAGTTGGCGTTACGGCCGAACTGATTGAACCCGGCCTCACCGCCGGCGCTGGTATCGACCGGCGCGGCCGAACCGCGCTGTCCGAGCTCTTCGAGCTGGGATTCCAGGTAGGTCTTGAGCCGGGTCCGGTATTCACGCTCGAAGGTGCGCAGCTGCTCGAGCCGGCCCTCCAGCACGGTGCGCTGCTGGTTGATGGTGCCCATGATCTCGGCGTGCTTGCGTTCGGCGTCGGCCTGCAGGGCGTCGGCCTTCTCCTGGGCCTGACGCAGCTGGGTCTCCGACCGGTTCTGGGCGTCGGCGAGCAGCGCCTCGGAACGGTTGCGGGCGTCGCTCAGCGTCGCCTCGGCCTTGGTCTTCGCCTCGCTGACCATCGTCTCGGCGTTGTTGCGCGCATCGGCGAGCAGCTTCTCCGCCTCGGCCTTGGCGCCGCCGGTCAGACGATCGGCGGTGTCCTGGGCCAGCGCGAGCACCTTGGCGGCCTTGACGTGTGCCTCCTCGCCCACCGCGGCAACCGGAGCCGGTGCGGCAGCGGCCGCCGGCTCGGGCTCGGGCTCGACGTACAGCGGCACGACGGCGGTCGGCGCCCCCCCGGCGCGGGCACCGGCCAGCTCGGCGTCGAGCTCGCTGACCCGCTGGCGCAGGTCGCTGTTCTCCTCGATCAGCCGGGTCAACTCGGTCTCCACCAGGTCGAGGAAGGCGTCGACCTCATCCTCGTTGTAGCCCCGCTTGCCGATCGGCGGCTTGGAAAAGGCGACGTTGTGAACGTCGGCGGGTGTGAGCGGCATCGGATGCCCCCTTGGGAGTCGTTGCGGTCGGACCGGTCTGCAAGTTTAGAACGATAGACCAAACTGGCAGTCAGCACTGTAACTGGCGTCCATCCTGTCACACCAGAATCTCACGTCGCCGCGAAGACGAGAATTAAGAGCGATTTTCACGGTGCCGGAATTGTTTGCCGAGCGGCGCCCGGTTCGCTCAGCCCAGCCGGGCCGCGGTGTCGAAGCAGACGTTCATGCCGATGAACACCGCCACCAGCAGCACCATGATCGATAGGTCCAGCCGGATGTTTCCGATGGTCAGCTGGGGAATCAATCGACGCAGCAGTTTTACCGGCGGATCGGTCAGGGTCAGCACGAACTCCAGGATCACTACCACTGCACCCCGGGGCCGCCAGTCCCGGCTGAACGCCCGGATGAATTCGATGACGATCCGGGCGATGAGCAGCAGCCACAGTAGAAACAGCACGAAGCCCAGAATCAGAAACAGGTCCGCCACGTAAAACGTCCTTCGGCCGGGGATGCGAAACGGCGATCGGCCGGGACCTGCGGGCCCCGGCCGATGTAAGCCTACCGATCGATGAGGCTACTGATTTCCGTAGAAACCGTCGGCCATCCGGCGCCGCTGCTCGGGGGTGACCTCCACATCGGCCGGAGACAGCAGGAACACCTTGGTGG contains these protein-coding regions:
- a CDS encoding type II toxin-antitoxin system Rv0910 family toxin, with protein sequence MGHIEATKKLSVSPEALWQTVSDPSTWDQWFTIHEKWLSEPPATLAQGSSLTAKIVMLGMANKIEWTVDKFDAPTSLTMSGTGMAGVKCQFEFSVAPAGDGSEFSVAGDFEGALIKGALAKAVEKDGAKQLEATLEKLETLASAAA
- a CDS encoding acyl-CoA dehydrogenase family protein codes for the protein MIEWSDTDVIMRDTVRGFIDKEIRPHLDALEGGEISPFPIARKLFSEFGLDVMAAEAVKGMLEKQRAKEAAVAAGEPTPEMRDDESGGLGELGGQISMAAAMVVELSGVSLGLLGSIGVSLGLGAATIASRGTLAQKERWLPDLMTLDKIAAWAITEPDAGSDAFGGMKTYVKRAADGTGDYILNGQKTFISNGPEADVLIVYAKLDEGDPSVDRRNRPVLTFVLDAGMPGLTQGKPFKKMGMMSSPTGELFFDNVRLSPYRLLGETEQHTGGDGRDSARANFVAERVGIAFVALGIINECHRRCIDYAKTRTLWGQNIGQFQLIQLKLAKMEVARINVQNMVFQTIEKLRARRTPSLAEASAMKLYASEAATEVAMEAVQLFGGNGYMAEYRVEQLARDAKSLMIYAGSNEVQVTHIAKGLLA
- a CDS encoding lipid-transfer protein, encoding MAQRVFVVGVGMTKFEKPGRRTNDDGSAWDYPDMAREAGTKALADAGVDYREVQQGLVGYVYGDSTSGQRALYELGLTGIPVVNVNNNCSTGSTALFLAAQAIRGGLADCTIALGFEKMKPGSLESVYNDRAQPMEKHVLALAEISEVLFPVAPWMFGAAGREHMKQYGSTAEHFAKIGYKNHKHSVNNPYAQFQDEYSLEDILGSRMIYDPLTKLQCSPTSDGSGAVILASESFVDSHGLAGQAVEVVGQTMTTDFASTYDGTAKNLIGYDMNVQAARTVYDQSGLGPEDFQVIELHDCFSANELLLYEALGLCGEGEAAKLIDNGDTTYGGRWVVNPSGGLISKGHPLGATGLAQCAELTWQLRGAADKRQVQGVTAALQHNIGLGGAAVVTAYQRAER
- a CDS encoding SDR family oxidoreductase yields the protein MGALAGRVAIITGAGRGIGREHALLFAAEGAAVVVNDLGGSNAGEGADAGPAQQVVDEIVAAGGRAVANTDSVSDWGAANGIVQQAIDEFGRLDVLVNNAGILRDAFIPGMAESQWDAVIDVHLKGHFAMLHHAAAYWKAQSKAGDQPNAAVINTASGSGVTLPNAGQANYGAAKAGIAALTLIAAEELERYGVRVNAIAPIARTRLTLATPGMGALMGEPEDGEVDLFSPANIAPLVAYLATDKCPVTGTVFAVQGGAISRLAGWHDVATIETDGVWQIDDIAARLP
- a CDS encoding MaoC/PaaZ C-terminal domain-containing protein produces the protein MADKITQFDSAGLNVWADPETFEVTRERIAEYAAATNDPIDAHRNGDVAPPVFAIVPAFDAMMAPALDVVPIEIFGRIVHGEQDFHFHRPIRPGDKLTSRARVIGYDTVDSGSRISIHLETRAHDGELVNEQYLIGFFRGVDAGEALGEQVPNHKFDAALCDGAPLVKVSQHVDDDQTFRYAPASGDPMPIHLDEEVARDAGLPGIIAHGLCTMAFTSWAVLTEVAGSDVSRLKRFAVRFSKMVLPGDDLETRIWAAGSADGTTSYAFETARVGTDEFAITDGLAVIAEEN
- the wag31 gene encoding DivIVA-like cell division protein Wag31 — its product is MPLTPADVHNVAFSKPPIGKRGYNEDEVDAFLDLVETELTRLIEENSDLRQRVSELDAELAGARAGGAPTAVVPLYVEPEPEPAAAAAPAPVAAVGEEAHVKAAKVLALAQDTADRLTGGAKAEAEKLLADARNNAETMVSEAKTKAEATLSDARNRSEALLADAQNRSETQLRQAQEKADALQADAERKHAEIMGTINQQRTVLEGRLEQLRTFEREYRTRLKTYLESQLEELGQRGSAAPVDTSAGGEAGFNQFGRNAN
- a CDS encoding YggT family protein — its product is MADLFLILGFVLFLLWLLLIARIVIEFIRAFSRDWRPRGAVVVILEFVLTLTDPPVKLLRRLIPQLTIGNIRLDLSIMVLLVAVFIGMNVCFDTAARLG
- a CDS encoding AraC family transcriptional regulator, with amino-acid sequence MTHTVPVQFLRATVEALVKRGFDVQRALQETGLDWQRYALERARLTPEQADAVIRHFWDLTDDDLFGLGPRPVPRGTLRLSGFTLIHSHDLRTALTRMLELTSVLAGVRCQYEVHDDVVTVRHLDCPDSSVDPFVAFALMGSLHRFAGWLTGSSLRLRHLEFRFTADHLSDDYAAIFGVRPVFGAPQYAMAFDADALTRPVIRDEDDLKDFLREAPGILFYSYKHTTTTAAQVRIIMERTPNGPWLTADELANRLSMSAPHLRRLLRADGTSQRRIRDEVLRDRAIEALLHGDETITDLATRLGFSETSAFRRAFRRWTGSPPSAYRAIPDSPEPPAQIDP